The genomic stretch atggccaacctcctcagagtctttcggtccttcttagatgctccctcgggatactcttgggtctccagataacgcttgatgtcataataccacggcttttcatcatcaggcactgcttcgacaacaaacacataagccggtctatccagccgtcccacctcaacactaggaacttgattccaccactgcactttaatcaaagcggccagagtagccaaggcatctgctaaaggattttcttccctcggcacatggtgtaattccaccttggtgaagaacgttaacaatctcctcgtataatcccggtatggaattaagtggGATTGATGCGTATGCCATTTCCtgttaacctggttcacaaccaaagctgaatctccataaataacaaggttcttgattcgcaaatcaatcgcctcttcgacacccaagatacaagcttcgtattcagccacattgttggtgcattcaaatgttagtcgggcagcaaaaggaatgtgggatcccttcggcgtaaccaaaacaacaccaactccgctaccattcacgttaacggccccatcaaacatcagaatccattcggactcagggtcaggcccctcctccgggataggttcctcacaatctttcgatttgagaaacatgatgtcctcatcggggaactcaaatttcatcggttgataatcctcaatgggttgctgggcgaggtaatcagacaatacacccccctttattgctttttgagaagtgtactggatatcgtattcagtcaagatcatttgccatctcgcaacccgtccggtcaatgctggcttctcaaatatatacttgatcggatccatcttggaaatcaacaaagtggtttgaaccagcatatactgtctcagtcggcgagcaacccatgccaaagcgcaacaagttttctcgagcaatgaatatcttgtttcacattcggtaaactttttgctaaggtagtaaattgcatgctcttttcgaccagactcgtcatgctgccccagtacacaccccatagacccctcaaggactgttaagtacaggattaacggtcgcccctccacaggaggcatcagaatcggaggctcctgcaaatattcttttattttttcaaatgccgcttggcaatcatcattccacctgaccgtttgatcttttctcaacaacttgaatatgggttcgcacgtggctgttagatgagatatgaaccgtgaaatgtagttcaatctacctaagaaaccatAAACATCTTTTTTTATCCTCGGTTCAGGaatttcttgtatcgcttttgctttagcaggatcaacctcgattcctctttcacttataataaaccccagcaatttgCCGGACCacactccaaaagtgcacttattcagattcaacctcaatttgaattgtctcaaccggtcaaacaacttggccaagtctaccagatgcccctcttctgcttgtGACTTCtctatcatgtcatcaacatagcattcaatctcatgatgaatcatatcatgaaacaaggtcaccatagctctttgatacgtggcaccggaattcttgagaccgaatggaatcaccttataacaaaaagtgccccaaggtgtgatgaacgttgttttctccatatcatctggcgacattttaatttgattatagccagaaaagccatccatgaaggaaaacaccgagaattgagctgtattatctaccaacacatcgatgtgaggtaatgggaaatcatctttcgggctagctctgttcaaatcccgatagtccacacacatcctcacctttccatccttcttcggtaccggcacaatgttcgcgacccaaggcggataattagtgacagctaggaaaccagcatccaactgcttttgtacctcctctttgattttcatggccatctcgggtcgagttctgcgcaacttctgctttaccggaggacaatcttctctcaatggcaacttgtgtacaacaatattggtatccaaccctggcatatcttgataagaccaggcgaagatatcaacatactctttcaacagtgctaccattctgctcttgacattcatctccaaagcggccccaatttttacttcctttctgacctcctcggtgcccagattaacaatctcaacttgctcctcgtacggttgaatcaccttctcctcttgtttcaacaacctgaCTAACTCttctggcagttcacaatcttcttcgccttcttcttcggcatgatagatcgggttgtcgaagtcatataggggtgtaacagaattgtcatcaatgagatccggagaataatcgcgtctgcatgaatgttgattcatgcattgctttagggtcggaacgagacaaattaaaaggaaggaagatgaaaataaacattgccatttttattgtattattttttttactgcaaaaataaatgaaaaatagagaacaccgcttttaatgcgaaaaatatccgtttattaatgatgcaaatactgcaaaatgaaacacatgaggtgacccttacaatggaccattacgtttcgggtaaaacgtatggctttcatgcaaacagaattaacaaacagaaatattactcttcacgcagagtgacagtgatgatcttttcggcttTCCAGTTCTGAATCTCCATTCCTGGTATGCACGGTTTTATCCAtgagtcgagctcgcagtcactgtcagtctcttcacccacagCACAGATACGGcctggatctagcattccagcactggtgaatgtgaacggTTGGCGACGACCTTtattctgtccagacgagccttggcctgactgataaccaatcccaaacttATCCTCCTTCACCACAACATCTATCActcttccccaacctggggcctcTCCACTTTTCACCACCTCCACATCCTGTTTATAAGAAGCAATGGACGACTTCTTCTCTCTTTCGGCGAAAAcggcattctccaccttgacaGTTTCAAACGCCTGGCTTGGTGTTTcgaatatttcaccgtccatttccacatactTAAATGATGACAACTGGCTGACAAAAATATCCTCCTCACCGCAAATTGTCACGACTTGCCCATCCAAGATATACTTTAACATCTGATGTAGAGTAGAtgttactgccccagcagcatgtatccatggacgacccaacaaacagctgtacgtcggctgaatgtccatgacacAAAACACAGATTTGAACACCTCAGGACCAATCTTTACGGGGAGCTCAACTTCCCCGAACACAGCCCTTTTAGAGCCATCAAACGCTCTAACCACCAGATCAGTAGGCCTCAAAGTCAATCCCTCGCAGTCCAATTTAGCCaaggccttcttaggcaacacattgagtgacgagcccgtatcaaccaaaacatgtgaaagcacagctcctttacactccattgaAATGTGTAGTGCCTTATTGTGATTGCGCCCGTCCATAGTAAGAtcgagatcagtgaaacccaacccatggtTGGCATTAACACTCGATACCACTGTCTCTAATTGATTGACTGTAATCTCCTGCGGGACGTAGGCCCTCTTCAAGATCTTCAACAAAGCATCTCTATAACCTTCTGAACTCAATAGTAAAGATAATATcgaaattttggacggagtctgctgca from Lathyrus oleraceus cultivar Zhongwan6 chromosome 7, CAAS_Psat_ZW6_1.0, whole genome shotgun sequence encodes the following:
- the LOC127104649 gene encoding uncharacterized protein LOC127104649 codes for the protein MPTHGQMMVNVISEDKSKIGVMDVDQLRTPMSVVKRHLLKNGVFPGCDDYCAACTVTANGCVMMRETVQKMMDEGSIRFEKVALENEDISTITIYFDPVHLSGPADVAPITITVPGPIPYESDGVVPWDYGGDVGRLFAPNTLRGGDVEKEQRDKAEALAREKGKQVVNEDTPRAAQAPVEPESEFDAEAEEFLRIIKKFEYTLIDHLQQTPSKISILSLLLSSEGYRDALLKILKRAYVPQEITVNQLETVVSSVNANHGLGFTDLDLTMDGRNHNKALAKLDCEGLTLRPTDLVVRAFDGSKRAVFGEVELPVKIGPEMLKYILDGQVVTICGEEDIFVSQLSSFKYVEMDGEIFETPSQAFETVKVENAVFAEREKKSSIASYKQDVEVVKSGEAPGWGRVIDVVVKEDKFGIGYQSGQGSSGQNKGRRQPFTFTSAGMLDPGRICAVGEETDSDCELDSWIKPCIPGMEIQNWKAEKIITV